In a genomic window of Tachysurus vachellii isolate PV-2020 chromosome 13, HZAU_Pvac_v1, whole genome shotgun sequence:
- the psma1 gene encoding proteasome subunit alpha type-1, which translates to MFRNQYDNDVTVWSPQGRIHQIEYAMEAVKQGSATVGLKSRTHAVLVALKRAQSELAAHQKKILYVDNHIGISIAGLTADARLLCNFMRQECLDSRFVFDRPLPASRLVSLIGSKTQIPTQRYGRRPYGVGLLIAGYDDIGPHIFQTCPSANYFDCKAMSIGARSQSARTYLERHMERFSDCNLNELVQHGLCALRETLPAEQDLTTKNVSIGIVGKDLEFTIYDDDDVAPFLEGLEERPQRKPVQSGDDAAPAPSDEPMEH; encoded by the exons ATG TTCAGAAACCAGTACGATAATGATGTGACGGTGTGGAGTCCTCAG GGGCGAATCCACCAGATTGAGTATGCCATGGAGGCAGTGAAGCAGGGCTCAGCTACTGTGGGGCTCAAATCACGCACTCATGCAGTGCTGGTGGCCTTAAAG AGGGCTCAGTCTGAACTCGCTGCTCATCAGAAGAAGATCCTCTATGTTGATAATCACATTGGTATTTCTATCGCTGGACTAACTGCAGATGCTCGACTGCTCTG TAACTTCATGCGTCAGGAGTGTCTGGATTCTAGGTTTGTGTTTGATCGTCCACTTCCtgcgtctcgtctcgtctcgctCATAGGAAGCA AAACTCAGATCCCCACTCAGCGTTACGGAAGGAGACCCTACGGAGTTGGCCTTCTGATTGCAGGCTATGAT gacaTTGGACCTCACATCTTTCAGACTTGTCCGTCTGCTAATTACTTTGACTGTAAAGCCATGTCCATCGGTGCACGCTCACAGTCTGCACGCACGTACCTGGAGAGACACATGGAGCGTTTCTCTGAct GTAACTTGAATGAGTTGGTGCAGCATGGCCTGTGTGCTCTCAGAGAGACCCTACCTGCTGAACAAGACCTCACTACCAAG aACGTGTCCATTGGAATTGTGGGTAAAGATCTGGAGTTTACCATctacgatgatgatgatgtggctCCGTTTCTCGAGGGATTAGAGGAGAGACCACAGAGGAAG cctGTCCAGTCTGGGGATGATGCTGCTCCAGCTCCCTCTGATGAGCCGATGGAACACTGA